One window from the genome of Halomicrobium zhouii encodes:
- a CDS encoding carbohydrate ABC transporter permease, translated as MSDSSATVNRFESFSVGDVSLRSVGVHAVMYGAALLFVLPYLYMISTSLQTQQQAVSEGMNWIPDPLTVASFTGLLTGSLIAQWALNTLIIASVTTLLVLLVDSMIAFALTRLDWPGQRYVLALIIASFMVPGFVNIIPLYILITDLGLLNNYAAVILPFVAGPLGVFLLAQFFRDLPYEIQEAAQLDGFSNLRIYTHIVLPLSKSILTALALFIFVWSWNQFLWPLIVLQSEAAYTLPIGIVVLRDNFTYQPAVTMASALIASGPLFILFLLLQEQLMSAVEMQGVT; from the coding sequence ATGAGTGACTCATCAGCCACGGTAAACCGGTTCGAATCGTTCAGTGTCGGCGACGTCTCCCTGCGGAGCGTCGGCGTCCACGCCGTCATGTACGGCGCGGCCCTGCTGTTCGTGCTGCCGTACCTGTACATGATCTCGACGTCCTTGCAGACCCAGCAGCAGGCGGTCTCCGAGGGGATGAACTGGATCCCCGACCCGCTCACGGTCGCCTCGTTCACGGGCCTGTTGACCGGGTCACTGATCGCCCAGTGGGCGCTCAACACGCTCATCATCGCGTCGGTGACGACGCTGCTCGTCCTGCTCGTGGACTCGATGATCGCCTTCGCGCTCACGCGGCTCGACTGGCCCGGCCAGCGCTACGTTCTGGCGCTCATCATCGCGAGCTTCATGGTCCCGGGCTTCGTGAACATCATCCCGCTGTACATCCTCATCACGGACCTGGGGCTGCTCAACAACTACGCGGCGGTGATTCTCCCGTTCGTGGCCGGCCCGCTCGGCGTGTTCCTCCTGGCGCAGTTCTTCCGGGACCTGCCCTACGAAATCCAGGAGGCGGCCCAGCTCGACGGCTTCTCGAACCTGCGGATCTACACGCACATCGTCCTGCCGCTCTCGAAGTCGATCCTGACGGCGCTCGCGCTGTTCATCTTCGTCTGGAGCTGGAACCAGTTCCTCTGGCCCCTGATCGTGCTCCAGAGCGAGGCAGCGTACACGCTGCCCATCGGGATCGTCGTGCTGCGGGACAACTTCACCTACCAGCCGGCGGTGACGATGGCGTCGGCGCTGATCGCGTCCGGACCGCTGTTCATCCTGTTCCTGTTGCTGCAGGAACAGCTCATGTCCGCCGTCGAGATGCAAGGGGTAACCTAG
- a CDS encoding M24 family metallopeptidase: MTEQAKLDRLDAYLATNDFGSVWFAAPPTFAWLTGGDNLVAREGAAGVAAAGYDGEEVTVVTSSIEGQRLLDEEVGDDVRLVEHPWHERGVEEAVADVAATPAAADVAWDGFERIDRSAVTQPLTDGDVERYRDLGRETAEAVEEVTRGVSPTDTERELAARLHYQLQRRGIDSPVVLVGGADRLQRYRHFTPTDVAVGSYAVLTVVGVRHGCNAAVTRTVAFDDAPEWLADRYADVSRVAATAAAATRQVGTEGGTAGDVFEFIQAAYDELGYPGEWENHHQGGALGYASREWTATPGHEAPVELPMAYAWNPTVEGAKSEDTVLATADGVEVVSTTGEFPTLTAEAVGLDADLTLPDILRK; encoded by the coding sequence ATGACCGAACAGGCCAAACTGGACCGGCTAGACGCGTATCTCGCGACGAACGACTTCGGATCGGTGTGGTTCGCCGCGCCGCCGACGTTCGCTTGGCTCACTGGCGGCGACAACCTCGTCGCCCGCGAGGGTGCCGCCGGCGTCGCCGCAGCGGGCTACGACGGCGAGGAAGTGACCGTCGTCACCTCCTCTATCGAGGGCCAGCGGCTCCTCGACGAGGAGGTCGGTGACGACGTCCGCCTCGTCGAGCACCCCTGGCACGAGCGCGGCGTCGAAGAAGCGGTCGCAGACGTCGCGGCGACGCCCGCGGCGGCCGACGTCGCCTGGGACGGCTTCGAGCGAATCGACCGGTCGGCCGTCACCCAGCCCCTGACCGACGGCGACGTCGAGCGCTACCGTGACCTCGGCCGCGAGACGGCCGAAGCCGTCGAGGAGGTGACCCGGGGCGTCTCGCCGACCGACACCGAGCGCGAACTGGCGGCTCGACTCCACTACCAGCTCCAGCGCCGGGGCATCGACTCGCCCGTCGTCCTCGTCGGCGGCGCGGACCGCCTCCAGCGATATCGACACTTCACCCCGACGGACGTCGCGGTGGGGAGCTACGCCGTCCTGACTGTGGTCGGCGTGCGCCACGGGTGCAACGCCGCTGTCACCCGCACCGTCGCCTTCGACGACGCGCCCGAGTGGCTCGCCGACCGGTACGCCGACGTCAGCCGCGTGGCAGCGACGGCCGCCGCGGCCACCCGGCAGGTGGGAACCGAGGGCGGGACCGCCGGTGACGTCTTCGAGTTCATCCAGGCCGCGTACGACGAACTCGGCTACCCCGGCGAGTGGGAGAACCACCACCAGGGCGGCGCGCTGGGCTACGCCTCGCGGGAGTGGACGGCGACGCCGGGCCACGAGGCGCCGGTCGAACTCCCGATGGCCTACGCCTGGAACCCGACCGTCGAGGGCGCGAAGAGCGAGGATACCGTCCTCGCGACGGCCGACGGCGTCGAGGTGGTCTCGACCACCGGCGAGTTCCCGACGCTGACGGCCGAGGCGGTGGGGCTGGACGCCGACCTGACGCTCCCGGACATTCTCAGGAAGTAA
- a CDS encoding extracellular solute-binding protein, which translates to MPTNSSGSGSGSDSNHQTTKEGRSRRRFLQAAGATGIAGLAGCFGLGGGGGGDGGDGGSGGDGGDGGASTGGSGGGSMELSYWTLFGGGDGEVMKSIIDKFNDEQPLGDNITIDRQRTPWDDHYDRLFTSMTGGEPPDMAISHATYLRRFQDTLTTLGDYTSTTDDYVQSILDSCMIDGNQYAVPIDSHPLGLYYNMDVLNEAGVEPPFENFTEFEEACNAILENTDAKPFSPDPYWGNGGGFRQYFMALNQMGGSMFNDDLTEATFGGDTGLAALEYIASIPDERGWDEPDTSDNRVAQSFRNGNVAMTVNGTWYVNVMRDQEFEWGFQKPHWVPDAEQLVTTADSHTIVVPQQSNASEERIQASVEAAEWIAQENPEWGSEAGHLPAYSPILNGDELREADIWDKTLSTFMEMAEDDQLAYWPQLPNADMFAQSNWTWFTDAYSQSTEPEQALQQGVDTWNSQLQ; encoded by the coding sequence ATGCCAACAAATAGCAGTGGTAGTGGCAGTGGCAGCGATTCGAATCACCAAACGACGAAAGAGGGACGCAGCCGTCGTCGGTTCCTCCAGGCAGCGGGTGCGACCGGTATCGCCGGTCTCGCTGGCTGTTTCGGACTCGGCGGCGGCGGCGGCGGCGACGGCGGCGACGGCGGTTCTGGTGGCGACGGCGGTGACGGCGGCGCCAGCACCGGTGGGTCCGGCGGGGGCAGCATGGAGCTCTCGTACTGGACGTTGTTCGGCGGCGGTGACGGCGAGGTGATGAAGTCGATCATCGACAAGTTCAACGACGAACAACCGCTCGGTGACAACATCACCATCGACCGGCAGCGGACGCCGTGGGACGACCACTACGACCGTCTGTTCACGTCGATGACGGGCGGCGAGCCGCCGGACATGGCCATCTCGCACGCCACGTACCTGCGCCGGTTCCAGGACACGCTGACGACCCTGGGCGACTACACCTCGACGACGGACGACTACGTCCAGTCGATCCTCGACTCGTGTATGATCGACGGGAATCAGTACGCGGTCCCCATCGACTCTCACCCGCTCGGGCTGTACTACAACATGGACGTTCTGAACGAGGCCGGCGTCGAGCCGCCGTTCGAGAACTTCACGGAGTTCGAGGAGGCCTGCAACGCCATCCTCGAGAACACCGACGCCAAGCCGTTCAGTCCCGACCCGTACTGGGGCAACGGCGGCGGCTTCCGCCAGTACTTCATGGCGCTCAACCAGATGGGCGGGAGCATGTTCAACGACGACCTCACCGAAGCCACCTTCGGGGGCGACACCGGACTCGCGGCGCTCGAGTACATCGCCAGCATCCCCGACGAGCGCGGCTGGGACGAGCCCGACACCTCCGACAACCGCGTCGCCCAGAGCTTCCGGAACGGGAACGTCGCGATGACGGTCAACGGGACGTGGTACGTCAACGTCATGCGCGATCAGGAGTTCGAGTGGGGCTTTCAGAAACCTCACTGGGTCCCGGACGCCGAGCAACTGGTGACGACGGCCGACAGTCACACGATCGTCGTTCCCCAGCAGTCGAACGCCAGCGAAGAGCGCATCCAGGCCAGCGTCGAGGCCGCGGAGTGGATCGCCCAGGAGAACCCCGAATGGGGCTCCGAAGCGGGTCACCTGCCGGCGTACAGCCCGATCCTCAACGGCGACGAACTGCGTGAGGCCGACATCTGGGACAAGACGCTCTCGACGTTCATGGAGATGGCGGAGGACGACCAGCTCGCCTACTGGCCCCAGCTGCCGAACGCGGACATGTTCGCCCAGAGCAACTGGACGTGGTTCACTGACGCCTACTCGCAGAGCACGGAGCCGGAACAAGCGCTCCAGCAGGGCGTCGACACCTGGAACTCCCAGCTTCAGTGA
- a CDS encoding sugar-binding domain-containing protein: MPQFDEQPRVTTRLDGEWTFVTDPEADGVERGLHRPEEEWPAEAETVNVPHAWQEDETYREYTGTAWYRTTVEYDGHGDGDRAFLRFGAVDYEATVYVAGEQVGTNRDGYLPFEVEVTDAVSAGENAVVVEVTDPENLEEIPHGKQGKPWYTRSSGIWQSVTLESRPETFVADVKATPDLDDDSVALDVTVDGPTEGVEATVTILRDGDAVATADVAVEGGEAECTIALDDPAYWTPEDPTLYDVAVELRSEDDGDDEVLDRYVDYFGMRSVSVDSDRLYLNGEPLYVRGALDQAYYPDTLYRPFDDDLFEYEIRKAKELGFNMLRKHIKPAHPDFVEAADRLGILVWEEPANPDLYTDRSKEEVRDQIRGLIDRDYNSPSVVIWSLYNEEWGIGLDQVDYSDHDGRLWNDEEKQAYLTELFHETKELDPTRPICDNSGWAHVATDLNDYHEYFVSPDRHAAWADDLDDIVANPEDNYAVENTPAADAPILISEFGTWGFPDLPTLRDHYGGDPTWFSHDFLEDPLKRPEGVDDRYEATDLPDVFEGYDDLAEVWQERESASLKGVIEEMRTHEGIAGYVLTEFSDIEWEFNGVLDYLREPKSFADDFATVNSEVLVVVEPERHVVAPGEDVAVDVHVVNDTTDALDGVLSWTGAGGEGGRSVAIDGFGTTTYENVLTVAPSPDTETGPHQVEVTLDTGDRVVTNAEPVAVVAPEYAGGKTVYATGPVADSLDANGVTVTDDLVDADVAVVTDLDDDVSAFVERGNSALVVPEPDGRMVPNDRFEYRNVPAGESWNLVASLLYQDSDLVADLCPDARVGWAFEDLFPHDLVVDLDAAADEVHVGSVEGWIANWGSPLVTREHGDGTLCCCTFRVTDAYGEHPTATTLVDRLLRTL, translated from the coding sequence ATGCCACAGTTCGACGAGCAGCCGAGAGTAACGACTCGGCTCGACGGCGAGTGGACGTTCGTGACGGACCCGGAAGCCGACGGGGTGGAGCGCGGCCTCCACCGTCCAGAGGAGGAGTGGCCGGCCGAGGCCGAGACGGTGAATGTCCCCCACGCCTGGCAGGAGGACGAGACCTACCGCGAGTACACCGGGACGGCCTGGTACCGGACGACGGTGGAGTACGACGGCCACGGCGACGGCGACCGGGCCTTCCTCCGGTTCGGCGCCGTCGACTACGAGGCCACCGTCTACGTCGCGGGCGAGCAGGTCGGGACGAACCGCGACGGCTACCTCCCCTTCGAGGTGGAGGTCACCGACGCCGTCTCGGCGGGCGAGAACGCCGTCGTGGTCGAGGTGACCGACCCCGAGAACCTCGAGGAAATTCCCCACGGCAAGCAGGGGAAGCCGTGGTACACCCGCTCGAGTGGCATCTGGCAGTCCGTCACGCTCGAGTCCCGGCCCGAGACCTTCGTCGCCGACGTGAAGGCGACGCCGGATCTTGACGACGACAGTGTCGCCCTCGACGTCACCGTCGACGGCCCGACGGAGGGCGTCGAGGCGACGGTGACGATTCTGCGAGACGGCGACGCGGTCGCGACGGCGGACGTCGCCGTCGAGGGCGGCGAGGCCGAGTGCACCATCGCGCTCGACGACCCGGCCTACTGGACGCCCGAGGACCCGACCCTGTACGACGTCGCGGTCGAACTCCGGAGCGAGGACGACGGCGACGACGAGGTCCTCGACCGCTACGTGGATTACTTCGGGATGCGTAGCGTCAGCGTCGACAGCGACCGTCTCTACCTCAATGGCGAGCCCCTGTACGTCCGCGGCGCGCTCGACCAGGCCTACTACCCGGACACGCTGTATCGCCCGTTCGACGACGACCTCTTCGAGTACGAGATCCGGAAGGCGAAGGAACTCGGGTTCAACATGCTGCGCAAGCACATCAAGCCGGCCCACCCCGACTTCGTCGAGGCCGCGGACCGGCTGGGAATCCTCGTCTGGGAGGAACCGGCCAACCCCGACCTGTATACGGATCGTTCGAAAGAGGAAGTCAGGGACCAGATCCGGGGCCTGATCGACCGGGACTACAACAGCCCGAGCGTCGTGATCTGGAGTCTCTACAACGAGGAGTGGGGGATCGGCCTCGACCAGGTGGACTACTCGGACCACGATGGCCGGCTGTGGAACGACGAGGAGAAACAGGCCTACCTCACCGAGCTCTTCCACGAGACGAAGGAACTGGACCCGACCCGACCGATCTGCGACAACTCCGGCTGGGCCCACGTCGCCACCGACCTCAACGACTACCACGAGTACTTCGTCAGCCCGGACCGCCACGCGGCCTGGGCGGACGACCTCGACGACATCGTCGCGAACCCGGAGGACAACTACGCCGTCGAGAACACCCCTGCCGCGGACGCGCCGATCCTGATCTCCGAGTTCGGCACCTGGGGGTTCCCGGACCTGCCGACGCTTCGCGACCACTACGGCGGCGACCCGACGTGGTTCTCCCACGACTTCCTCGAGGACCCGCTCAAGCGCCCCGAGGGCGTCGACGACCGCTACGAGGCCACCGACCTCCCCGACGTCTTCGAGGGGTACGACGACCTCGCCGAGGTGTGGCAGGAGCGCGAGTCGGCGTCGCTCAAGGGCGTCATCGAGGAGATGCGCACCCACGAGGGGATTGCCGGCTACGTCCTCACGGAGTTCTCCGACATCGAGTGGGAGTTCAACGGCGTCCTCGACTACCTCCGCGAGCCCAAGTCCTTCGCCGACGACTTCGCGACCGTGAACAGTGAGGTCTTGGTTGTCGTCGAGCCCGAGCGCCACGTCGTCGCGCCGGGCGAGGACGTCGCCGTCGACGTCCACGTCGTCAACGACACGACCGACGCGCTGGACGGCGTCCTCAGCTGGACGGGCGCGGGCGGGGAGGGCGGCCGGTCGGTCGCCATCGACGGCTTCGGCACGACGACGTACGAGAACGTCCTGACCGTCGCCCCGTCGCCCGACACCGAGACGGGCCCCCACCAGGTCGAGGTGACCCTGGACACGGGGGACCGCGTGGTCACGAACGCGGAACCGGTCGCCGTCGTCGCCCCGGAGTACGCGGGCGGGAAGACGGTGTACGCGACCGGGCCGGTCGCGGACTCGCTCGACGCCAACGGCGTGACCGTCACCGACGACCTGGTCGACGCCGACGTCGCCGTCGTCACCGACCTGGACGACGACGTCTCGGCGTTCGTCGAACGCGGCAACAGCGCACTCGTCGTCCCGGAACCCGACGGCCGGATGGTCCCGAACGACCGCTTCGAGTACCGGAACGTGCCTGCCGGCGAGAGCTGGAACCTCGTCGCCTCGCTGCTCTACCAGGACAGCGACCTCGTCGCGGACCTCTGCCCGGACGCCCGGGTCGGGTGGGCGTTCGAGGATCTCTTCCCCCACGACCTGGTCGTCGACCTCGACGCCGCGGCCGACGAGGTCCACGTCGGCTCCGTCGAGGGCTGGATCGCAAACTGGGGGAGTCCGCTCGTCACCCGCGAACACGGCGACGGCACGCTGTGTTGCTGTACCTTCCGCGTGACCGACGCCTACGGCGAGCACCCGACGGCGACGACGCTGGTCGACCGGCTCCTCCGGACGCTGTAG
- a CDS encoding ABC transporter ATP-binding protein — MSEVTIENVSKVYDDGGNDILAVDDIDLDIRDGEFMTIVGPSGSGKSTLLRMIAGLESITDGTISIGDRVVNDVSPQDRGTAMVFQNYALYPHMTARKNMAYGLKLTTDLGKEEINDRVEEAADMMGISQQLDKKPGSLSGGQQQRVATGRAIVRDPEVFLMDEPLSNLDAKLRMHMRTEIQRIHEDLGTTIIYVTHDQEEAMTMSDRVAIFDMGEIQQVGTPDEIYNHPANLFVADFIGSPSMNTFDVTFDGSRLVGPDFEYELSAETVDHVTQYAGEGDELVLGIRPEDIYLADGSGTNDVSAYLDVLEPVGSDNYLYFQVGDDECRVRVPGDVKPEENKEVFIAFDEENIHLFHPEDGTNILAESQRTAQPVADD; from the coding sequence ATGAGTGAGGTTACCATCGAGAACGTGTCGAAGGTCTACGACGACGGCGGGAACGACATCCTCGCCGTCGACGACATCGACCTGGACATCCGGGACGGCGAGTTCATGACCATCGTCGGCCCCTCGGGGTCCGGGAAGTCGACTTTGTTGCGGATGATCGCCGGGCTGGAGAGCATCACCGACGGGACGATCAGCATCGGCGACCGCGTGGTCAACGACGTCAGCCCACAGGACCGCGGGACGGCGATGGTGTTCCAGAACTACGCGCTGTACCCGCACATGACCGCGCGGAAGAACATGGCCTACGGGCTGAAGCTGACGACGGACCTGGGCAAGGAGGAGATCAACGACCGCGTCGAGGAGGCCGCCGACATGATGGGTATCTCACAGCAGCTCGACAAGAAGCCGGGCAGCCTCTCCGGCGGCCAGCAACAGCGCGTCGCCACCGGTCGTGCCATCGTTCGCGACCCCGAAGTGTTCCTGATGGACGAGCCCCTCTCCAACCTCGACGCAAAACTCCGCATGCACATGCGGACAGAGATCCAGCGCATCCACGAGGACCTGGGGACGACGATCATCTACGTCACTCACGACCAGGAGGAGGCGATGACCATGTCCGACCGCGTCGCCATCTTCGACATGGGCGAGATCCAGCAGGTCGGGACGCCCGACGAAATCTACAACCACCCGGCCAACCTCTTCGTCGCGGACTTCATCGGCAGCCCGTCGATGAACACCTTCGACGTCACGTTCGACGGGTCACGCCTCGTCGGCCCGGACTTCGAGTACGAACTCTCCGCCGAGACCGTCGACCACGTCACCCAGTACGCCGGCGAGGGCGACGAACTCGTCCTCGGCATCCGCCCAGAGGACATCTACCTCGCCGACGGCAGCGGTACCAACGACGTCAGCGCGTACCTCGACGTCCTCGAACCCGTCGGCTCCGACAACTACCTCTACTTCCAGGTCGGCGACGACGAGTGCCGCGTCCGCGTCCCCGGCGACGTCAAGCCAGAGGAGAACAAGGAGGTGTTTATCGCCTTCGACGAGGAGAATATCCACCTCTTCCATCCCGAGGACGGGACGAACATCCTCGCCGAGAGCCAGCGCACCGCCCAGCCGGTCGCCGACGACTGA
- a CDS encoding SDR family NAD(P)-dependent oxidoreductase: MDIDVSDRVALVTGAGRGNGKAIAEELAANGATVVVNDLEDGPAQSTAESIRDAGGEAIALTADVSDKEAVESMVAEAVDEVGTIDVLVNNAGVGQSGPFLSRDSDELFELNLDTHLWGSIHCTEAVVDGMVEQGYGKIVNITSIHTKNGVGMSPEYDVGKFSLLGLTKSLALELGREGVRVNAVAPGWVDTRMTDGFSEKTTEQIVDLNPLDRFAQPEEIADAVMFLAAPASDYVNGHELRVDGGQVPIDSWKHDNR; encoded by the coding sequence ATGGACATCGACGTCAGCGACCGCGTCGCGCTCGTGACGGGCGCCGGACGCGGCAACGGGAAGGCGATAGCCGAAGAACTCGCGGCCAACGGCGCGACCGTCGTCGTCAACGACCTCGAAGACGGACCCGCCCAGTCGACCGCCGAATCGATCAGGGACGCCGGGGGTGAGGCCATCGCGCTGACTGCCGACGTCTCCGACAAGGAGGCCGTCGAGTCGATGGTGGCCGAGGCCGTCGACGAGGTGGGCACGATAGACGTTCTGGTGAACAACGCCGGCGTCGGCCAGTCGGGCCCGTTCCTCTCGCGGGACAGCGACGAACTGTTCGAACTCAACCTCGACACGCACCTCTGGGGCTCCATCCACTGCACCGAGGCGGTGGTCGACGGCATGGTCGAGCAGGGATACGGCAAGATCGTCAACATCACCTCCATCCACACGAAGAACGGCGTCGGCATGTCCCCGGAGTACGACGTCGGGAAGTTCAGCCTCCTCGGCCTGACGAAGAGCCTCGCGCTCGAACTCGGCCGCGAGGGCGTCCGGGTCAACGCCGTCGCCCCCGGCTGGGTCGACACGCGGATGACCGACGGCTTCTCCGAGAAGACGACCGAGCAGATCGTCGACCTGAACCCGCTGGACCGGTTCGCACAGCCCGAGGAGATCGCCGACGCCGTGATGTTCCTGGCTGCGCCCGCGAGCGACTACGTCAACGGCCACGAACTCCGCGTCGACGGCGGACAGGTGCCCATCGACAGCTGGAAACACGACAACCGGTAG
- a CDS encoding carbohydrate ABC transporter permease, producing the protein MSVTDRFDGIRGVISSDDRSRKELIEGILFSLPYLVIFGVFLLYPLVMGGYMSLFDWNAIDPTQSVFIGLENYQTLMNDQGFWNALKNTGYFALLTVPSIVVVALGLALGVNRDIKGKGLLRAIFFSPYILTVSVVAVVWVDMYSTQYGMINHYLGMVMENPPRWLQERLTAMPALAITTVWWLVGFSFVILLSARQSVPDYLYEAAKLDGAGAWRQFRDVTVPQIRHAIFFVVIINIIWAAQVYGQPYVMTSGGPGSTTETLVMYLYESAFSQRNFGYAAAIGYVLTGILVLVSIANYYLLGGDNE; encoded by the coding sequence ATGTCTGTCACTGACCGATTCGACGGGATCAGAGGGGTGATCAGTTCCGACGATCGCTCGCGCAAGGAACTGATCGAGGGCATCCTCTTCTCGCTCCCCTATCTCGTCATCTTCGGCGTGTTCCTCCTGTACCCGCTCGTGATGGGCGGGTACATGAGCCTGTTCGACTGGAACGCCATCGATCCGACCCAGTCGGTGTTCATCGGACTCGAGAACTACCAGACGCTCATGAACGACCAGGGCTTCTGGAACGCCCTGAAGAACACCGGCTACTTCGCACTGCTCACCGTCCCCTCGATCGTCGTCGTCGCGCTGGGCCTCGCGCTCGGCGTCAACCGCGACATCAAGGGGAAGGGCCTGCTCCGGGCGATCTTCTTCAGCCCGTACATCCTGACCGTCTCCGTCGTGGCGGTGGTCTGGGTCGACATGTACTCGACGCAGTACGGGATGATCAACCACTACCTCGGGATGGTCATGGAGAACCCGCCCCGGTGGCTCCAGGAACGGCTCACGGCGATGCCCGCCCTGGCGATAACGACCGTCTGGTGGCTCGTCGGGTTCAGCTTTGTCATCCTGCTGTCTGCCCGTCAGAGCGTGCCGGACTACCTCTACGAGGCGGCCAAGCTCGACGGCGCGGGCGCCTGGCGCCAGTTCAGGGACGTCACCGTCCCCCAGATCAGACACGCCATCTTCTTCGTCGTCATCATCAACATCATCTGGGCAGCCCAGGTGTACGGCCAGCCGTACGTGATGACCTCGGGCGGTCCGGGCAGTACGACGGAGACGCTCGTCATGTACCTCTACGAGTCGGCGTTCAGCCAGCGGAACTTCGGCTACGCCGCCGCCATTGGGTACGTCCTGACGGGCATCCTCGTGCTGGTCTCCATCGCGAACTACTACCTCCTCGGAGGCGACAATGAGTGA
- a CDS encoding alpha-N-arabinofuranosidase, giving the protein MTDANVTVHTEAAIDRIEPELHGHFSEHLGRCIYDGIWHSEDADGDGFREDVMTLLSDLDMPVLRWPGGCFADDYQWEDGIGPREDRPRRRNLFWSQDRSEVPEEPNTFGTDEFLEYCERVGTKPYLATNVGSGDPQEATDWVEYACYDGDTELANRRRENGRDEPYEVPYWGIGNENWGCGGRMSPEQYAREYRRFATYVGSMDNLMLDEELELIACGFEDHEWNHRFMEEVGKSSWGVEYPLDHLTLHHYYGRTMSVAEADEDDYDQFLVEALEMDHHIERIASTIDAFASTRDVGVIIDEWGAWHTEAVAETGLEQPGTVIDALSAAVVLDIFNDHADVMTMSNIAQTVNVLQCLVETEGDEAWARPTYRVFDLYAPHKGNEAVQTSVDAPTREVGDEELPLVGASASVDDDGGVYVTATNMDTRGSHTVEIDLVGDAGADVDAKVLFEGQEPDMVVDADNADEFAADDLDATVEDGVLTAELEPSTVAGISVR; this is encoded by the coding sequence ATGACAGACGCGAACGTCACCGTCCACACAGAGGCGGCTATCGACCGCATCGAACCCGAACTGCACGGCCACTTCTCCGAGCACCTCGGGCGCTGTATCTACGACGGCATCTGGCACAGTGAGGACGCCGACGGTGACGGTTTCCGCGAAGACGTCATGACGCTGCTCTCGGACCTGGACATGCCCGTTCTCCGCTGGCCCGGCGGCTGTTTCGCCGACGACTATCAGTGGGAGGACGGCATCGGGCCCCGGGAGGACCGGCCGCGTCGACGCAACCTCTTCTGGTCCCAGGACCGCTCTGAAGTCCCTGAAGAGCCCAACACCTTCGGCACCGACGAGTTCCTGGAGTACTGCGAACGCGTCGGAACCAAGCCGTACCTGGCGACCAACGTCGGCTCGGGCGACCCGCAGGAGGCGACCGACTGGGTCGAGTACGCCTGCTACGACGGCGACACCGAACTCGCGAACCGCCGCCGGGAGAACGGGCGCGACGAGCCCTACGAGGTGCCCTACTGGGGCATCGGCAACGAGAACTGGGGCTGTGGCGGCCGGATGTCGCCCGAACAGTACGCTCGCGAGTACCGCCGGTTCGCCACCTACGTCGGCTCGATGGACAACCTCATGCTCGACGAGGAACTCGAACTCATCGCCTGCGGGTTCGAGGACCACGAGTGGAACCACCGCTTCATGGAAGAGGTCGGCAAGTCGAGCTGGGGCGTCGAGTACCCCCTCGACCACCTGACGCTGCACCACTACTACGGCCGGACGATGTCCGTCGCCGAGGCCGACGAGGACGACTACGACCAGTTCCTCGTCGAGGCCCTGGAGATGGACCACCACATCGAGCGCATCGCCTCCACCATCGACGCGTTCGCCTCGACGCGCGACGTCGGCGTCATCATCGACGAGTGGGGCGCCTGGCACACCGAGGCCGTCGCCGAGACCGGCCTCGAACAGCCCGGCACCGTCATCGACGCGCTGTCGGCTGCGGTCGTCCTCGACATCTTCAACGACCACGCCGACGTGATGACGATGTCCAACATCGCCCAGACCGTCAACGTCCTGCAGTGCCTGGTCGAGACGGAGGGTGACGAGGCCTGGGCGCGACCGACCTACCGCGTCTTCGACCTCTACGCCCCTCACAAGGGCAACGAGGCGGTCCAGACGTCCGTCGACGCACCCACGCGCGAGGTCGGCGACGAGGAACTGCCCCTCGTCGGCGCCTCCGCGTCCGTCGACGACGACGGTGGCGTCTACGTCACGGCGACGAACATGGACACTCGTGGGAGCCACACCGTCGAGATCGACCTCGTGGGCGACGCCGGCGCGGACGTCGACGCGAAGGTCCTCTTCGAGGGTCAGGAGCCCGACATGGTGGTCGACGCCGACAACGCCGACGAGTTCGCGGCCGACGACCTCGACGCCACCGTCGAGGACGGCGTCCTCACCGCCGAACTCGAACCGTCGACGGTCGCCGGCATCTCGGTCCGGTAA